A stretch of DNA from Fusobacterium mortiferum ATCC 9817:
AATAATTATATTCATATCTATGGAAGAAAAGAAGCAAGATATCTTTCTAAATTTTCACAAGAAGAGAGAAAAAAAATATTTGATGAGTATTTTAAATATAATTTTCCAGCGTTGATAGCAACAAATGAGAGTATAATTTTTCCAGAGATGATAGAGAGTGCAAAGGAAAATAATAAAACTCTGTTAAAAAGCCATAGAAGAACGTCTGCAACAATAAGGGAAGCAAAGTTTTTCCTTTCTAAGAGATTAGGAGAGGAACAGATGGTAGATGGTTATATATTCTTAGATGTAATGGGAATAGGAGTATTACTAACTGGATATGAAGATGCAAAATTAGGAGTAACTATTGAACTTTTAGAAAGAGGTCATCGTCTAATAACTGATAACCATCTTATGATGAAAAGAGTGGCAGAAAATGATTTAGAGGGATATAATAGAGTAGATAAAACTATAATGGATAGTCATTTTTTCTTGGATAACTTAAAAGATGGAAGTAAGATAGATGTAACTACTCTCTTTGGAATAAAAGCTACAAGAAAAATGAAAAGAATAGATTTTTTAATTGTTCTTGAGGAGTGGAATGAGAAAAAATTCTATGACAGATTGGGATTAGATGAGGTATATGAAGAATTTTTAGGTGGGAAAATACCGAAGCTTACTATACCAGTAAGAAGAGGAAGAAATCTAGCAATAATAATAGAAACAGCAGCTCTAAATTATAGATTGAAAATGATGGGAGTAAACTCTGCTGAATATTTTATGAGAGAATCTCAAAAGTTAATAAAATCTAATAAGAAAAAGCAAGGTGATAAATGTATGAACAATGGAAAAGTACTTACAGTAAAACAATTAAAAAATCAATTTAATTTAAAAGTTCTTTTAGGAGAAGAGAATCTTGATGATACTGTAATAGAAACGACGAGTATACATAGACCTTCCCTTGCTTTAGCTGGATATGTAGAAAATTATAAAGATGCTGCTTACAATGGAGTACAAATTTTTTCTAAAGCAGAATTTAAATTTTTAAGTATATTACCAGAAGAGGTAAGAATAAAAAACTTAGAAAATTATCTTCAATTTAAACTGCCAGTATTGGTTTTAACAGCAGATGTGGAAGTGCCTGAGTATTTTTATAATATGGTAAAAGAAAGAAATATGATATTGTGTAGAAGTTCATATAAAAAAGCATCTCAAATGATAGCAAATTTTAATAGTTATTTGGAAACACATTTTACCCCAAATATTTCAGTACATGGAGTATTTTTAGAGTTATATGGTTTTGGAGTATTATTAAGTGGAAAAAGTGGAGTAGGGAAAAGTGAAACAGCTCTTGAACTAGTTCATAGAGGTCATAGGTTAATAGCAGATGATTTAGTAAAATTTGTAAAAGATACAGGTGGAGATATAGTTGGAAGTGCTGCAAATCTACCATATTTTATGGAGATAAGAGGATTGGGAATAATAGATATCAAAACTCTATATGGACTTGGTGCTGTAAGAATAAACAAAAAACTCGATATTGTAATTGAACTAAAAGAACAAGAGAGTGAAAATGATTATTTAACAGCAGTGGATTATCAAAATGGTGTAACAGAAATACTAGGAAATAATATTCCTAAGATGACTCTTTATATATCTTCAGGAAGAAATGCTGCAGCTATGGTAGAGATAGCTGTAATGAATCTTATGGCTACTAAACTTGGTCATGATCCAGAAAAATTATATAGAGAAGGTTTGAAAAGAATGACAGAGGAAGAGAGAAAAGTTTTAGGAGTGGAGGGTGAAATTTGAATACATTTTTAGAAATAAGAGACAAAATATTTTCAGAGGATAATATTGTAGTAATCTCTCATGTTAATCCAGATGGAGATGCTATTGGTTCAGGATTAGCTTTAACTCTAGGACTAAAGAAAATAGGAAAAAATGTAAGATTTATATTACAAGATAAATATCCTGATAGTGTAAAATTTTTAAATGAGATAAATATTGTAGAACAATATAACGAAAATAATGAATATAAATTTGATTTGGCTATCTGTGTAGATGGGGCAACTGATGATAGACTTGGAAAAGCTAAAGAGTTGTTAAAAAATAGATTTGTAATAAATATAGACCATCATATTAGTAATACATTATATGGGAAATTAAATTATGTAGAAGAGATTTCATCAACAAGTGAGCTAATATATAAATTTTTAAAATTTTGTGAAATAGATATAGATATAAATATGGCTGAAGCTCTATATACAGGACTTGTA
This window harbors:
- the hprK gene encoding HPr(Ser) kinase/phosphatase — protein: MNTVAITREKVTIRDLKEHLDLDIINEGDLEFQVKYPSIYQIGYELIGFFEVDEELNNYIHIYGRKEARYLSKFSQEERKKIFDEYFKYNFPALIATNESIIFPEMIESAKENNKTLLKSHRRTSATIREAKFFLSKRLGEEQMVDGYIFLDVMGIGVLLTGYEDAKLGVTIELLERGHRLITDNHLMMKRVAENDLEGYNRVDKTIMDSHFFLDNLKDGSKIDVTTLFGIKATRKMKRIDFLIVLEEWNEKKFYDRLGLDEVYEEFLGGKIPKLTIPVRRGRNLAIIIETAALNYRLKMMGVNSAEYFMRESQKLIKSNKKKQGDKCMNNGKVLTVKQLKNQFNLKVLLGEENLDDTVIETTSIHRPSLALAGYVENYKDAAYNGVQIFSKAEFKFLSILPEEVRIKNLENYLQFKLPVLVLTADVEVPEYFYNMVKERNMILCRSSYKKASQMIANFNSYLETHFTPNISVHGVFLELYGFGVLLSGKSGVGKSETALELVHRGHRLIADDLVKFVKDTGGDIVGSAANLPYFMEIRGLGIIDIKTLYGLGAVRINKKLDIVIELKEQESENDYLTAVDYQNGVTEILGNNIPKMTLYISSGRNAAAMVEIAVMNLMATKLGHDPEKLYREGLKRMTEEERKVLGVEGEI
- a CDS encoding DHH family phosphoesterase translates to MNTFLEIRDKIFSEDNIVVISHVNPDGDAIGSGLALTLGLKKIGKNVRFILQDKYPDSVKFLNEINIVEQYNENNEYKFDLAICVDGATDDRLGKAKELLKNRFVINIDHHISNTLYGKLNYVEEISSTSELIYKFLKFCEIDIDINMAEALYTGLVNDTGNFSHDNVTEKTFEMAAELKRIGASNSKVVREFFNTKSLPAIKLLGIAMYEMEYNENKKLAYYFMSKETLDKYNGRKEDTEGIVEKLISFKEAEVSLFLREDKIGVIKGSMRSKHDIDVNEIASIFGGGGHRKAAGFTSELSAEEIIKKVLERL